The DNA window ATCatttggcctggccacaggtgtataaaactaagcacttagacatggagactgtttctacaaacatttgtgaaagaatgggccgctctcaggagctcagtgatttctggcgtggaactgtcatgggatgccacctgtgcaacaaatccagtcgtaaaatgtcctcgctcctaaatattccaaagtcaactgtcggctttattataagaaaatggaagagtttgggaacaacagcaacttagccatgaagtggtaggccacgtaaactgacagaggggtcagcggatgctgaagtgcatagtgcaaatatacatatttcggactgcattgtgcaatttggtggtggaggaattatggtgtggggttgtttttcaggagttgggcttggccccttagttccagtgaagacaactttgaatgctccaggataccaaaagattttggacaattccatgctcccaaccttttgggaaaagtttggagcgggccccttcctcttccaacatgactgtgcaccagtgcacagagcaaggtccataaagacatggataatcagagtctggtgtggattaacttgactggcctgcacagagtcctgacctgaacccgatagaacacctttgggatgaattagaacggagactgagagccaggccttctcgaccaacatcagtgtgtgaccaatgcacttttggaagaatggtggaaaattcctataaacacactccgcaaccttgtggacagccttcccagaagagttgaagctgtaatagctgcaaaaggtggaccaacatcatattgaacactATAGGTTAgagatgggatggcacttcaagttcatatgtgagtcaaggcaggtggccaaatacttttggcaacatagtgtatcTTGAATAGCATGTTATGAGACTATGTCATATACAATTTTCACcatgtaaatctaattgctggaataaacaaacctttgcacggtATTTTAAGCTTAGGAGTTTTACTTGCATGTTTCATTCATGGGGTCATTTTTATaatttacatatttaaatgaaagaaacgaAAAATCATCAAACTTGACAGAAGCCTGAGGCCCTCCTCTCCTTGGGGCCCCAGTACAGCATACTTTGACGACCCTGCTTGCAGCTGTTTTATACTGACAGTGCTTATTGCTGGATCTTCTGTTATGTCTACTTTTTCTTCATCGGAAGACGGTGAGAAAGCTAAAGTACAATGACCATGTGGGCTATAACAGTGTTTACGGTTGATTGATGTATCAACAACATGTATCAacaacatcttttttcgtttttttcaaatgtatattatgtttataaactcaggaaatatgtccctggacacatgaggactttgaatgtgaccaatgtatgatcctgtaacgacttgttatcgcattgatacccaaatttgtggtatcatccaaaattaatgtaaaacatccaaacaacccagaagaataaatgattattacatttgaacagaagtgtggatagaacatgttaaaagagaaagtaagcagatattaacagtaaatgaaaaagcagatgaataattcattttctaccactaccACTACCacactttataattttgacaaaaacatagaatgataaatgacacaatatgttactacatatgtcagcagctaaattaggagcctttgtttgtttacttactaaaagacaagttgtcttgtatgttcattattttatttaaggacaaacttgcaataagaaacatatgtttaatgtaccctaagattatttgttcaaataaagccaataatgcaattttttgtggtcccctttatttagaaaagtatcaaaataattttagttccggtaccggtaccaaaatattggtatcgggacaacactcccctggacaagttgccacctcatcacagggccaacacagatagaaacattcacactcacgttcacacgtCCTTCTTTGGTGCTTGAGAGCAACGTGGACGGAGGAAGTGCTGTAACAAACAAAGAGAAACCAAGCGAAGATAAGGGGCAACAAAATTGTTATAAAAAGATTGAAGAAACAAGCAGAGCAAGTGATCAAATTTACTAAAGAACCAAGGAAAGAATGGACatattttttctcttctttgcTTTTCTTATAGGAGGTAAGTCACTGAGATCAACTCTGCTCTTCATCTGTCGACTTGTATCCTGTTGTGGTTGTGGTAGTTTATTGAGTATAGCATAGTCAGCTCCACATCATATATGTAGTACATAAAACACAGACATATCTCCAGAGAACAATCCTGTGCccaatggcaatattattatttcacaaaaaagaaaatacaatttaattaagagaataaaataaaattaaattaaattaaacatatctcaaaagggtaatggggaagaagcagaggtgggaccaagtcattgctttgcaagtcacaagtaagtctcaagtctttgccctcaagtcccgagtcaagacaggcaagtcccgagtcaagtccaaagtcaagactggaaagtctcaagtcaagtcacaagtcctgcattttgagtttcgagtcctttcaagtccttttaaccacagactaatatttttacacggattgtgtatgcttttaaaccgctgtatttatttattaaaacaagtgcatttgaaatagccggaaaaaaatagtactgacattgcaattcataatagcactattaaccagtcattttaatagtttaaacaattttaaacatttaactcattcctttacagaataaacacatttgcaaaaacaagtgcaactgtacttatttgtacaaaagtgttaacattgtatttccatggcatattgcattgtaactagttccacagcagtttatattctgttcttaccttatctcattgatctcatctcatactgtatgtgtgtttatgtgtgcgtacacatgaaaaacataaatacatgaacataacaatgaacagagttgtactttttagatgtcagggccctatgcaatatgtacacatattcttaatatagtatacattttaactgacctttatttgactgtgtttgtatttttgtaggtggctaaaatatgcggtgctgctgaccgccgtctaacgttatgttactgtgtgtgatacattgactaacgtaacgttatgtttggtacctcatgcaaccctgcttaaaaaaatcacttgacaaaaagtatgaataaggaagcaaactgcagtggacgcaacatattgctgtgtttgaaatgatgttataaccatagacatcttttaagtagacgcagtattggttgctgtgacgcgagcaaattgcatcttgaagtggtgatgaggagccggcgagcagcctaaactgacagttgacaggtagaaaacaaagatgccgggctggtgttcagcgttttccaactcaaatgagcggactgttgaaaatagaaatcgggtgattacttttcacaagtaagatttaacattaatgtacttttggttgtattttatgaaaataacattaccacagagttgagaaggagcaaagatcttcaatatttgtatgtgaaaatcacaaacaaatcttctgggggaggatgacgcccctacaggggtttggtttacaaactttcagccccacctaaaacaaaattcaccagccgccactgattataatgcattctcattttaggcaaaatataagacaatactttcttaacagtataattgtaaccaggaataagtcttcaggtaacaatattcaaatactaacattgttgggtaagacagcatttggtttaattctgaatccagtgaaacagattggtggttttagctgatataaagactttcaggtgtttatatatgtttaagtatttggcaggcgcttttatccaaagcgacatacataaaaaatacatatataacaatcactgtaaacattatcatttaagggaagaatgtaatacaaaatatcaatacaaagtgtcaagacagaataaactctctgctgctgcagcaacagagatacagtctataagatatatagatatctaatgtattcatacattgtttatgtaggatataagcatgtatatataacgtaattatattgtttcttcaacttaaaaatagctgaccgtttttttcccccttctctgggtttatattcccagttttgatctcggacgtctggtcacttatagcatataagaatattcttttactgttaagcaaactatgaataataaaacatgtgtccgttatcatagctacacgtatgacaaaaaagcgtgtgaaaatgagtggtattcagtgaggtaaaatgaattaaatgcgctgacagttcattgctcctgccaaatgaattgcactgagtggagcggatcaccactccaagatggcggccccgcgtctcgtctgcgccagtaagcagtagcgctcgatgctgcgtctacttataagatgtctatggttatgacgttagcagtgagtttacagcctcactgatttaactacacagcaaataaaagtcatgttacttagccaataaacgttatcttacattcaaaacttacccttctttgggcaacttcaaatgtcgaacgaagttggaagttgttgcgtctccgtctgtaatattcgaactgcgtgatttgcatccggcaattcgttttttgttgaccaagtcgtagtttttgtaccccaacgaaaccaactttggtataaatctttctcactggcgcgttgtttgacaactcttgttcattggttgtcctgcaatttgattggctgaatgctgtgtgatgaaaacaacgtagatctaatttgattggctgttgtactgacagcacaccagctgacaagcagcacacacgctgatagacagacacgtagaaaatgaaagctacggagcgctcccaaataactttttaagctttaggttttggggaaagtagcaagtcatgtcaagtcaaaaggctcaagtccaagtgaagtcacaagtcattgatgttaaagtctaagtcgatttgcaagtctctttacattttgtcaagtcgagtctaaagtcatcaaattcatgactcgagtctgactcgagtccaagtcatgtgactcgagtccacacctctgggaaGAAGTATACACTttttgaaccccccccccccctttttttttttttacatagttacTTTAACTAATATCCAGTTTCCTCTGAACCACATTTTATCACATTCATCTGGATTCATATAACTCAATTTACCCAGAACTATGTACTTACAATTCTCAATATATCAGCATCAGTAAGTCATATAAGTCATTCGTATTCACATTCAAAATAAGCCTAAACCTCACTATACCCAACCAAAATATTAGATTTGTACGTTTTCTTAAAATGCTCAATGTTTGAACATTTCTTGTGCTAAGTGCTGAAGCGTGTTTATATTTTGCCGTTCCTCCGAGGTTATACCCCCACATCCCTttctatgaataaactttgaataTTTGCAGGCAATTGATAACTTCTTGCTTTAAACATAATAAGCTCTGTCAAATATTCTACTAAATCAGGACATTTTAACAGTTTTGACCTTAAGAAGCTATTCGTGTGCTCCTTGAACCCCACATTATGGATCATTCTAAGTGCCCGTTTTTGTAAGATTGTTAAGGGATTTATGTTGGTTTTATAATTATTTCCCCACACTTCTGCACAGTAACTTAAGTAAGAATAAATGAGTGAATAGTAGAGTTGCTGGAGGGATTTTTTGCCAGCACTTTCTTTCAAATGAATATATTTAATATGTGCTTTCCAATTTAATTTTTCATCAATTATTACACCGAGAAATTTACTTTGCTCAACTCGCTCAATGTTAATCCCTTTAATCATCATTTTAATTTGTGTATTTGTCTGTcgcccatttaaaaaaaagtgtaatatggATTACTTAATAAAGGTTTctgggtttttttctttcttttttcgcaGGGTTGGAGGCTGAAAAGAGGTCAGTCACAGGAGTGTCTGGGCAGAACATCACAATAACATGCTCTTCCGAAAACAAAGATGACAATATTAAATATTTCTGCAAAGAACCATGTAGGGATGCCGATGTCTTAATAAGTAGCCGTGTTGATAAAGTCAAGTGGGACACCAACAAATACAGTATAAGGAATGATAAAAGCAGATTTCATGTTACAATCTTTCACCTGAAAAAGGAAGATGCAGGTACCTACTGGTGTGGCGTCAAAGTCTGGTGGCGGGATCCACTACAAAACGTTGTCATTACTGTTAAAGAAGGTGAGTGATTACACTTTTGTTTGGTACACTTGTACAACCTCATGAGCTCCAGTTaagttttttgtgtctttttcagaGGGGTTTTGTATGTGCTTGTAGTTTGCAAGGGTGTGCAAAAAGGGAGCTACAATATGATGTCACTGCAATATTTTGTTAGTACTACTGATGATATCAGGATACAGCTATCAGGGGCTAATTGGTATAGTTGGAAGACAAATCAGCTATAATGCAGCACGATGTCTGCATGGATGCATTTCAGATGAACACATCAAACACAAACGACAAACACAATTATATAACAATTTGTAACTTGTCACTCCAATATTTGGAGCTACTAGGAACACACAACATTGTGTCACATTCACAAAGAACACTTACAGCATTGatatatggtgtttagtggtgcaaggacaaattgtgaagcaaaattaaaattaaatctagtggaaattgatagagtatatgaaactaaattcttgggaataataattgatcataaattatgttgggaaccgcatattgaatatataaagggaaaaatatccaaatccattgctattctttataaagtaagacacatgctgaataagaaatgtctgcatatgttatattattcttttatttttccatatttaagtttggggaaatgtttacaaaacaaacatagacccaataattaaacttcaaaaaagtgtaattagaataatacacaaagcgtgctactatgaacataccaatccattatttataagttgtaatgtgttcaaattgtcagatattgtgtttttaaaaacaatagaaattatgtttcgagtaaagaaaaGCCTtcaagcttgtattcttaggttatttaaattaagaggagaaaactataatttacgggaggtatggatttttgaaataggtaaagtaagaacgaatataaaatacaaatgtatttcagtttcataagttaaatggtggaacaagctcagtgatgagctgaagacatgtagttctttgttaaggtttaagtaaaccttgaaaggtgaaataattgaaaattataaaatatagtaacaattactttcatcccattgatttttttgacGTTGATGGTCCAGGCAATCTtgttttcagtgaaggtataagataggcaaatataagctttggattcagcctattcctttttcggtcattctttttcttttctttttgtgtgtaaatgtgtatgattgttaaatatgtataatctgtactgttgaaCTGATCAcaaaaaatggttgatggttgattatatgaccgaaataaactaatttcactcattcattcataGCACATTCATAAAATCATAAAGTGATGCACTGTTATCAAAAACAATAGGCTGCAATGCATCGCACACTTTTTAATAAGTTGCCGCAAAATCAAGCATTGTAGGCTGcaacatttccttttttttttttttttaaaagcctgaaAAATCCTGGAAGCAGTGCTTATCAAAACAAAGAACGGGcggtcaaaaaaaacaaaaaaaacaaaataatacaccGTGAAAAATCATGTTTTAAATATTAGCTTAAATATGCAAGCACATCAAAAAGTCTCATCAtcgacataaataataatatttgtatataaatTAGTATCCATGTCTGTATGGTTATTGTACAATACATAGCGAAACTAATATTTTGTCCCACTCTCCAACTATTATGCACTCATGCTAATATGTTCGCCACTctcaaagggtaactgcacttttttttttttttaaatgcccatcatccacaatatatgaagacaataaaaaaaagttattgaagGAATTTCAGAATCCTTAATGTACATCGGTAACCTATCAtctcaaacaggcaaattcccagaaaaaaattaaatagcaaAAGAGGTACCATATTACTGGGGCCAACCACCAATTTACAAATAATAGACATGTTTCTTtgcttccacaattttctaaaatatttgaaaaaaaattcaacaacagattggacaaGTTCATGAATAAAAATGGAACACAATAGACAACCAATAtagatacagagccaacattttAACATcgatggcattaatcgaaataacagaggaaattaccaatgcaatagatggtaaacagtgtgcagctgcagtatATATAGATCTAATAAAAATCACTTGACACAAGTAATAATGATATCTTAATCAATCaattagaacgatatggaatCAGAGGGCTAGTCTTGAACTAGAgaggaagctacttaaccaacaggaatgaagcaatacgtgaaaacaggtgaaaatatgtcaacagcaCAATATATATTAAGCGGCGtatcccagggatcaatactgggaccaaaattattcaatctttatataaaaaaCATTTGTGAAGTTACAAAAGacataaagttagtattatttgcagactgtgttttgttcagtagagaacacacaggagctaatacaaataatactacAACAAATGAATAAATTAAAGACATAGTTGGACAAAAACAGacgatctttgaatctcagtaaaactaaaacaaaTATATTCAGTAAcactagaagagaaagtcaaacacaaattccatccattcattcattctcaaaataatcttactcatctcatcatatgaaatgtaacttacttcaccgattattatttatttatttatttttattgtgattacttatggagtataatgTGAATTAATTGAGAATGGgatgtgaacaaaagttttagcaactgttatgtaaaagaaaaggctagttttataagctctgcttcttcctactccttatggaacatgttgaaaagagaaactggaatttgtgatgtatcatgttgtacgcttgcatgttcgaaataacctCAAACTCAACACAACTCATCTCAAATACAAAAGGGAGAACACATTGAAagagtgagaaaaaaaatgttttgggtgtaataatagatgataaaatgagctagagatctcatataaaaatatacaacataaagtatcaAGAAAAATGTGTACTGGTCCAAAAATCTCGACATATTATctgctgctcgctagtgttaccatatctgagttattgtgcagaaatatggggaaataattacaaaaatacacttcgttcactaacggtgttagaaaaaagatcagttaaaataatacataaagttGACTTTACCCTtcatttattaaatcaaaatattgaaattcaatgatttggtgcatttgcaaacagctaaaactaTGCACAAAACCAAATACAACTtgctacccaaaaatgtactacaattcttctcaaaaaagaggagaaatataaccttagagaaaaattcaATTTAAAATATTTGCATGCACATAtgacacttagaacctttagcatgtcAGTATTTGGGATTAAACTATgggatggattaagcaaagaaatcaagcaatatgattcagttgaagaggttgttcaaacaacaagtatttacaaagtacaatgaaaaaTAATTATGATAGTCATCTTGAAATTATTGAAAAAAAGATATTCATGTCATTGTGTAAATTATAAGTGACTCAACTACCGGTATTTATTACTGTAAGCACACTGTTGTAATTACAATtaattgatgtaaattgtgttacaaattcagaacaggaaatgaacaaatgtgttagtaTTTGTTATGAAGTGGAgaagggggtgggattaaatgagatttgcttcttcctactccttttcggacatgttaagagaaatgaaaaaaatatgtgaaatatgtgatgcatcatgttgaaattgcgtacatgttcgaaataaacttcaaccaccCAACCAACCAACAAccgttatgtgagacaagaattcTAAAGAGTGAAAAACTGCAGTCGTCCTtggttctcatgaagtctgccatgatcagtagttgttgttgttgaaggaaatagcgaacgttgcGATGCACTCTGTAAAATCAATGCGCCACCTAAAcgagttctggcaatgcttaaaatgaccaaaatacggtaaatattacatgttatcatgactgTCACTAgcttacatatatacctacaccaCGTATATAAAAAGTTGTTGgaggttttttaatgttttttagatAGTTTTTTCGGGGTAAATGATCGAATCCATATTACCTAAATTGGTAGCTGgcatttttttaatgtgtgtttttgtcccaaataaggattgtgaatgatagacaaaataaaataaatttaaaaaagttcaCATTTAACACATCTAATAATTCAAAACAACCTTCAATATGATGCAGCACAGTTCTGCACCATGGCAAACTACAAACGCAATAACAATGTCGTTAAATGAGAAACTCGCTGACATCAATCAAATCAAATGCAAGCAGTATTATTTTTGCAAAGGCAAAATATTTGTATTGGATGTCACAATGTAAAAGCGACAGTAAACAAGTTGCATACACCCGTAAAGATATTTGTTCCCTTATTGCTTCTCATAGCACTGTTTTGATGTACGCTGATAATGAGAAGCAAGCCACTTGACTACCTGCTTACTCTTCAATTTCCTTTTGTCTTTAAGCAATAACACCAGAAAGAGAGCCAACAAAATTACCTGAACAAGTTCATCCAAAAACTTCATCATCATGTAAGTCACTACTCACTTATTAGATCATACAGTCTGTGTGCAGCATACTCACTACCCACCTGTGCAATGGATGCAtgtattccacctataaagccctagaaaacacattcaaaaaccgccatcaatactccatttacatgccatGACCTGCATATTAAACAGGTATTAAGCAGCATTGTTATTGTGaaagctaacgcagaggaactacttttagtaacacAGTACCTTGATCATGACACTAACTACTACcactattgacatactgagctgctgctgaactaccgtaatttccggactataagccgctactttttcccctcgttctggtccctgcggcttatacaagggtgcggcttatttacggcctgttcttctccgacaccgacgaagaggatttcggtggttttagtacgcaggaggaagacgatgacacaatgattaaagactgacttttcatataccggtaggctggttattttgataacgtacaggcgagcactttgtattactttgcatcgTTGTATTATTtctactctgcacgaatgctgttcgccatgtcaaagatgtgaaagtttgattgaatgattgaaagatttattgttaataaatgggacgctttgcgttcccaaacagtcatctctgtcccgacaatcccctccgtggtagcaggaacccctatatactacgctaattacacatcaaaaccctgcggcttatagtcgggtgcggcttatatatggagcaatctgtattttcccctaaatttagctggtgcggcttatagtcaggtgcggcttatagtccggaaattacggtacctcTGGGTTAGTAAAAGTTtgtgctagattataaatcatgcctcactCTTGTATAGTAGAACGTTTTGGCCTtaagccgagaagttggtcaattttgaaaatcaacttaGATCCAAAGACGACACAAGGTGCTTGCTCGATTGTTCCCAGCTTTTGTTCGTACCTGAGGGGTGAGGATTATGGTGAATTCCCCATCTAAACAGGGAGCACAAGTATTGtgctaaaatatataaatatcccATCCTTCGACATCCCAGTGAGtgcggaca is part of the Entelurus aequoreus isolate RoL-2023_Sb linkage group LG22, RoL_Eaeq_v1.1, whole genome shotgun sequence genome and encodes:
- the LOC133639270 gene encoding CMRF35-like molecule 5 encodes the protein MDIFFLFFAFLIGGLEAEKRSVTGVSGQNITITCSSENKDDNIKYFCKEPCRDADVLISSRVDKVKWDTNKYSIRNDKSRFHVTIFHLKKEDAGTYWCGVKVWWRDPLQNVVITVKEAITPEREPTKLPEQVHPKTSSSSIVQEKETTKLPEQVHPKTSTSLKLLYIGASLAVTVLVLAVVILIYFRHKKGHICTSSDQRQDSSNSITASSLINPDCPHYSTVSYNSRRDNSHVPPQPADVTYSLIKLSAAAESAIYCNL